gtggaggcaggTGCATGGGTGCCCGGCGACAGCGTGGCGGCGGTGGTAGGTGGAGGCGGTCGCGGTGAGGGGAATAGCCATCCTACAAAAAATAGTTTATCTAAAATCCAAATTCTTATTTTTAGGGGTAATTATGTGTTGGAGAGAGGAGACATATTTTCTATGGGGGTTGTTGCTTTGCTTTGTTGTGAAGCTTGTCTTGGAGAAGACAGTTCAACTTATTGAGTCCCTTTCTCTTTCCGTTTTATGATGCAACTGGGGATGTGACATGAGTGGGGAGCTCCCTCACTCATGATTTCTATTTTATAAAACTTTTACCGCTCCATGGTTCATCAACCAAAAAAATAAACAGAGAAAGAAAATCAATACTCTGATGATCTGATCCTTACAATAAAAGGCAGAGCATGGAAGCATAAGCAGAGAGTTCTGCCACAACAACGGAGAAAGAATTGTAGCGAAATCGAAACAGGCGTGCACGGGAAAACAAGTCTTACCAGGGCTGGAGATCTTCCAGTCCGGGATGGGCGGCGGCGCCACCGCGGAGGGCTCCAGCTGCCCGACCACCGTCCTCTGCTCGTCGAGGAACCTCCGCGTCATGGAGTAGCAGAGCTCCAGACCAGGGAGCATCCCGCAAAGGTCCGGGATCTCATGGTAAGAGAAGCCGAAGCCGAGGTCGAGGCAACCCTTGAGCTCCTCAAGGTCCTCCTCCATGAGGCTCCTGGTCCTCCTCCCCACCGCGCCGCCACCGGAGGCCGCCTCGAGCATGACGCAGCTGCCCGTCCGATGCCTCCGCGGCTGCCGGCCGTTGCTGATGCTGGTTGTAGCGGTGGCGCTGGACGCCGGCAGCTGCGACTGCGAGGGGAAGtaggaggtggaggaggtggccgccaTTCTCTCTTTCTCTTGAGACTTGTCTTCGTCTGTGGTTTGTTTGCTGCTTTGCGTTTTGGCTTGTGGTTCTGGAGCTGCGGTGCCTCAGGTTGGCTTGGGTTCTGGCTTATTTATAGACAGGTCAGAGAACTAGCTGTACTGGAAGAAACATAGTTTACTTTTGGATTTGTTTGGTACTCCTAGGTAGTAACTCGTGGATGCCTACCTTTTCTGGCTAATTTTTTCAAGAAAACATTTTTGAAGGAGTGCGGAGTTTTGGTGCtcaggctcatctgcacccggttAGAAAAATATcaaaataaatactataaaaatccaaaaaattccaatttttttgggtggtagataatttgatgcaTGAGGTTCGCTTCAATTTTTACATTGTTTGGACATCTTAGAAGTTCTCAGCAAAAAAGATAAATCAGGTCAGAACAGTGCGTGAACAGTAAACATTTTTACAGACCCTGAATTTGACTTTTTTTCTAAGAGCTGCTCAGATGTCCAAATTATTTGAAAATTGGAGCGAACCTCAggcatcaaattatctaccacccaatttttttggaattgtttgaatttttctagtatttgttttgatttttttcgtcAAGGCGAGTGCAGCTGAGCCTGGGCTCAGAAATGGATTACCGTTTTTGGAGGAGCTTTACTACACTTATCGTAGATTAAGCTACAAAACTTACCTATGTGATGATGTGGTCTCATTTGATGGGGGGAGGAGGGGTGGTCATTTAGTTAGTTTAGGCTATGTGTCACGTAGTTTATGTAAGGCTGATTATACATGTCCTAATTATTGAATTTATGCTCCACTCAACTCAAGACCTTTCGGCTCCCATGACCCATGTCATTATTAAATTCATGCTTCAACCAGTTGCTTCAAAAGTCTAAACTGATAGAGAGCCGGACAATATATTTGTACACTAATGGCCTGGCAACCTTTTCTTCTAAACCAAAAGTGGGCGCATGCTTAATAATTCGTTGATCTACATCATGGCCTGGACGAGTTTTTCCTCGGCAGTTCTGTGTGGCGGACAAGGATGAAATAAAGCATGGCCTCTGCGCTAATGTCGACTGATGAGTAAATGTCACTCTTGCCGCCGCTGCTGTCGGTATTGCGTTCTCCAGCTACGAGACAGGATCAAGCGTAAATGATTGATAGAGAAGTGGAGCTGACCGAAAATTACGTGCACTAAAGGCCTGTTCGGAATTTCATTAGCTCCACAAAATTTCAGAAGTTGTGAAATCAGGAAATAGCTGCTCTGCAGTTTTCAACTGCACTCCATGTGGAGTGGAGGACATTGTCGTCATGGGGCCTGGAGAATGAACGACTCTCTCGTATCGTACGTGGCCTTATTGCCCCGCATGCGCGGGCGCAGCATCATCACTCCCACTCCCAGACCAAGTTTTTACGTAGTACTGACATTGCCTTTTTTTTACTTGCGCACTCGACGTAGTATAAATGATTGGACCCCATCATCTCCGTGCAAAAGTGACCGGCAACTAAATAAACAACGGAGTACTGTATTAGTAGAACAGAGATCGGTTTAAGCATCCAACTTATAAGCATTGGAGTAGCCATCTATCTACGGTTCTAGCTTTAGCAACATCTACATGCGGTGTTCAGCAAGAATATTCGAGAGGTGGTACGTGGACACGAGGTGGCCAGGTGAAAATGCGACCCCTACATCTACTAGGAGTAAATTGCATAAAACCATCCGTTTGAGGATTAGGTTTGCGAAAAACATTAGGATACAGTTTCTCTGCGGAAAACACCACATCTTGTATAATTGTTTTGCAAAAATCACTGATCGGCTCATAAGCCTCGTTTGAGCAcgtttatgacaggtggggcccttTTTGCCTCCGTGGTGTAACATTTCGTGCCAGATCAATTTTAATCTAAATTTACAAACTAATACTTAGATTTTACACAGACACCCCTAAATCAAAAAGCAAAAACGCAATCAGCCCCGCGTGCATCCCTCGCCACTGGTTGGGGCGGTCAACGCTGGTGGCGGGGCTCGCAACTTGCTCCGTCGCTGCGTCGCAGCCGTCTCCGCCCGCCTACCCAGACGCTGAGGCGGCCTCCCTCTGTTCGCTGCTTGCAGGACGCCTCTGTGGCCGCTCCGCCCGCTACTAG
The Aegilops tauschii subsp. strangulata cultivar AL8/78 chromosome 3, Aet v6.0, whole genome shotgun sequence genome window above contains:
- the LOC120976178 gene encoding uncharacterized protein — encoded protein: MAATSSTSYFPSQSQLPASSATATTSISNGRQPRRHRTGSCVMLEAASGGGAVGRRTRSLMEEDLEELKGCLDLGFGFSYHEIPDLCGMLPGLELCYSMTRRFLDEQRTVVGQLEPSAVAPPPIPDWKISSPGDHPDEVKARLKYWAQTVACTVKLCT